From a single Carassius gibelio isolate Cgi1373 ecotype wild population from Czech Republic chromosome A18, carGib1.2-hapl.c, whole genome shotgun sequence genomic region:
- the LOC127934131 gene encoding CDC42 small effector protein 2-like has protein sequence MTEFWVCFSCCVAEQPQPKRRRRIDRSMIGEPTNFVHMTHVGSGDMGSSSGAVDSVQTQMKSKGGYGNGTPASVQG, from the exons ATGACAGAGTTCTGGGTGTGTTTCAGCTGCTGCGTCGCCGAACAACCGCAGCCc aAGCGGAGGCGGAGGATAGATCGTTCTATGATCGGAGAACCCACAAACTTCGTTCACATGACACACGTGGGCTCCGGAGACATGGGCTCGAGCTCAGGAGCT GTGGACTCGGTGCAGACGCAGATGAAGTCTAAAGGAGGTTATGGGAACGGCACACCGGCGAGCGTCCAGGGCTGA
- the LOC127934129 gene encoding signal peptide peptidase-like 2A isoform X2, with protein sequence MAVNVLSFLLLMWFGCQVDGQLAILHASNGSTVREYCLVYNSTWSNISDRLSAAVAYPLLNLTSSQLCVRGQQDSLEGQAVVVTRGSCDFGQKALVAQDLGASVLLIASIKSMLTPTVNNSVFSKMKIPVALVRHRDVLDALQVFPQGMEVRLYAPPLPPFDASIIVMFLIAVFTVMMGGFWSGAAEKLKQAPGSECDAAQGLSDSSEVSLYSPLKVLLFVAMMCVMLVLMYFFYRWLVYVIIVIFCLASASALYNCLDSLMTALGCSTLSVSCGERSVSVRSLLIAAFCITLSVIWGVYRNDDRWIWILQDLLGIAFCLNFLKTISLSNFKICVILLSLLLLYDVFFVFITPFLTPNGESIMVQVALGPGAGGKGDSNVVEVPGDQTTSYEKLPVVMRIPQFSALAQNLCMMQFSILGYGDIIIPGLLVAYCHRFDVWMGNSRRVYFISCSVAYAVGLLLTFVVMLLSQMGQPALLYLVPCTLLTSSVLAGVRKEFTHFWSGSGTYQRETPDAPLD encoded by the exons ATGGCAGTAAACGTGCTGTCGTTCCTCCTGCTGATGTGGTTTGGCTGTCAG GTCGACGGTCAGCTGGCGATTCTGCACGCGTCTAATGGATCCACAGTCAGAGAATACTGTCTGGTGTACAACTCAACCTGGAGCAACATCTCAGACCGCCTGAGTGCAGCT gtgGCCTATCCGCTGCTGAACCTGACCTCCAGTCAGCTGTGTGTGAGGGGTCAGCAGGACTCTCTGGAGGGTCAGGCTGTGGTGGTGACGAGGGGCAGCTGTGATTTCGGTCAGAAGGCTCTGGTCGCTCAGGATCTGGGTGCGTCTGTGCTTCTGATCGCCAGCATCAAGAGTATGTTGACGCCTACGGTAAACAACTCTGTGTTCAGTAAGATGAAGATTCCTGTGGCCCTGGTGAGACACCGGGACGTCCTGGACGCGCTGCAG GTGTTTCCTCAGGGGATGGAGGTGAGGTTATacgctcctcctcttcctccgttTGACGCCAGCATCATCGTCATGTTTCTGATCGCTGTGTTCACGGTGATGATGGGGGGATTCTGGAGCGGCGCGGCCGAGAA gctGAAGCAGGCCCCGGGGTCTGAGTGTGACGCGGCTCAGGGACTCTCTGACAGCAGTGAGGTCTCGCTCTACTCTCCTCTGAAGGTGCTGCTGTTCGTGGCCATGATGTGTGTGATGCTGGTGCTCATGTACTTCTTCTACCGCTGGCTCG TTTATGTGATTATCGTCATATTCTGCCTGGCCTCAGCGTCAGCGCTCTATAACTGCCtggattcactgatgactgcACTGGGCTGCAGCACACTCag TGTTTCCTGTGGAGAGAGAAGTGTGTCAGTACGTTCACTGCTGATCGCCGCCTTCTGCATCACGCTGTCTGTCATCTGGGGAGTGTACCGCAACGACGacag GTGGATCTGGATCCTTCAGGATCTGCTAGGAATCGCCTTCTGCCTGAACTTCCTGAAAACCATCAGTCTGTCAAACTTCAAG ATCTGTGTGATTCTGCTCAGTCTGCTGCTGCTCTACGACGTCTTCTTCGTCTTCATCACACCATTCCTGACACCG aacgGAGAGAGCATCATGGTGCAGGTGGCTCTGGGCCCCGGCGCTGGAGGGAAG GGAGACAGCAATGTAGTGGAGGTTCCAGGAGACCAAACAACCTCCTACGAGAAa cTGCCGGTGGTGATGCGTATCCCACAGTTCTCTGCGCTGGCTCAGAATCTGTGTATGATGCAGTTCTCCATCCTGGGCTACGGTGACATCATCATACCAG gtctgcTGGTGGCCTACTGTCACAGGTTTGACGTGTGGATGGGGAACTCCAGAAGAGTCTACTTCATCTCCTGCAGCGTGG cgtaCGCCGTGGGTCTGCTGCTGACCTTCGTTGTGATGCTGTTGTCTCAGATGGGTCAGCCGGCGCTGCTGTACCTGGTTCCCTGTACGCTCCTGACCAGCTCCGTCCTCGCCGGCGTCCGCAAGGAGTTCACACACTTCTGGAGCGGCTCGGGGACGTATCAG AGGGAGACGCCGGACGCACCGCTGGACTGA
- the LOC127934129 gene encoding signal peptide peptidase-like 2A isoform X1, with the protein MAVNVLSFLLLMWFGCQVDGQLAILHASNGSTVREYCLVYNSTWSNISDRLSAAVAYPLLNLTSSQLCVRGQQDSLEGQAVVVTRGSCDFGQKALVAQDLGASVLLIASIKSMLTPTVNNSVFSKMKIPVALVRHRDVLDALQVFPQGMEVRLYAPPLPPFDASIIVMFLIAVFTVMMGGFWSGAAEKLKQAPGSECDAAQGLSDSSEVSLYSPLKVLLFVAMMCVMLVLMYFFYRWLVYVIIVIFCLASASALYNCLDSLMTALGCSTLSVSCGERSVSVRSLLIAAFCITLSVIWGVYRNDDRWIWILQDLLGIAFCLNFLKTISLSNFKICVILLSLLLLYDVFFVFITPFLTPNGESIMVQVALGPGAGGKGDSNVVEVPGDQTTSYEKLPVVMRIPQFSALAQNLCMMQFSILGYGDIIIPGLLVAYCHRFDVWMGNSRRVYFISCSVAYAVGLLLTFVVMLLSQMGQPALLYLVPCTLLTSSVLAGVRKEFTHFWSGSGTYQVLDESRKPLLSEGDAGRTAGLRSC; encoded by the exons ATGGCAGTAAACGTGCTGTCGTTCCTCCTGCTGATGTGGTTTGGCTGTCAG GTCGACGGTCAGCTGGCGATTCTGCACGCGTCTAATGGATCCACAGTCAGAGAATACTGTCTGGTGTACAACTCAACCTGGAGCAACATCTCAGACCGCCTGAGTGCAGCT gtgGCCTATCCGCTGCTGAACCTGACCTCCAGTCAGCTGTGTGTGAGGGGTCAGCAGGACTCTCTGGAGGGTCAGGCTGTGGTGGTGACGAGGGGCAGCTGTGATTTCGGTCAGAAGGCTCTGGTCGCTCAGGATCTGGGTGCGTCTGTGCTTCTGATCGCCAGCATCAAGAGTATGTTGACGCCTACGGTAAACAACTCTGTGTTCAGTAAGATGAAGATTCCTGTGGCCCTGGTGAGACACCGGGACGTCCTGGACGCGCTGCAG GTGTTTCCTCAGGGGATGGAGGTGAGGTTATacgctcctcctcttcctccgttTGACGCCAGCATCATCGTCATGTTTCTGATCGCTGTGTTCACGGTGATGATGGGGGGATTCTGGAGCGGCGCGGCCGAGAA gctGAAGCAGGCCCCGGGGTCTGAGTGTGACGCGGCTCAGGGACTCTCTGACAGCAGTGAGGTCTCGCTCTACTCTCCTCTGAAGGTGCTGCTGTTCGTGGCCATGATGTGTGTGATGCTGGTGCTCATGTACTTCTTCTACCGCTGGCTCG TTTATGTGATTATCGTCATATTCTGCCTGGCCTCAGCGTCAGCGCTCTATAACTGCCtggattcactgatgactgcACTGGGCTGCAGCACACTCag TGTTTCCTGTGGAGAGAGAAGTGTGTCAGTACGTTCACTGCTGATCGCCGCCTTCTGCATCACGCTGTCTGTCATCTGGGGAGTGTACCGCAACGACGacag GTGGATCTGGATCCTTCAGGATCTGCTAGGAATCGCCTTCTGCCTGAACTTCCTGAAAACCATCAGTCTGTCAAACTTCAAG ATCTGTGTGATTCTGCTCAGTCTGCTGCTGCTCTACGACGTCTTCTTCGTCTTCATCACACCATTCCTGACACCG aacgGAGAGAGCATCATGGTGCAGGTGGCTCTGGGCCCCGGCGCTGGAGGGAAG GGAGACAGCAATGTAGTGGAGGTTCCAGGAGACCAAACAACCTCCTACGAGAAa cTGCCGGTGGTGATGCGTATCCCACAGTTCTCTGCGCTGGCTCAGAATCTGTGTATGATGCAGTTCTCCATCCTGGGCTACGGTGACATCATCATACCAG gtctgcTGGTGGCCTACTGTCACAGGTTTGACGTGTGGATGGGGAACTCCAGAAGAGTCTACTTCATCTCCTGCAGCGTGG cgtaCGCCGTGGGTCTGCTGCTGACCTTCGTTGTGATGCTGTTGTCTCAGATGGGTCAGCCGGCGCTGCTGTACCTGGTTCCCTGTACGCTCCTGACCAGCTCCGTCCTCGCCGGCGTCCGCAAGGAGTTCACACACTTCTGGAGCGGCTCGGGGACGTATCAG GTCCTGGACGAGTCTAGGAAGCCCTTGTTATCAG AGGGAGACGCCGGACGCACCGCTGGACTGAGGAGCTGCTGA